One window of the Brevibacterium limosum genome contains the following:
- a CDS encoding sensor histidine kinase, which yields MTSEIDGSTGSSASVPARVWHFLRGPRFIDLPIRLLALIMGLTILVPGSFEITEPRYSALLILAYGLIVLASFLPLSIVIATTGLGIVFSMVYPDLENMFPEALILAAAVLISRRRWIGFALGTIGLAVYLGASTRLGSYDAGFEGLTDLGYGWLTYSILGLCASFVEARIRREIDRRERAAVDHQKSLDAMRARFTSDMHDTISHSLTTESAIIRTLAKQGDAETADRLLAELTLVNAEATKRLRQLVTSLSKWETESCTDSAASRIRFRAEAEQLTTAIEDGCAAGSVPLTTELSVLPTHATGTLSHHFRAVMLELATNVIRHSAPGTPATLAVEMRGESGDRAELICRSTNESPTELTEAPRSLSRRATAVGGVCRVSAEDRKTTVVEVALPIRFISSSATAPSTGASTPSTGTADSLQSAPSMGAVGGGDMIDVVDDDFDTSTETPSSSRVGTGRTISRDETVDGADTADSPDSDTSDSYTGSESQGTEAEHRRSGDRNKVDV from the coding sequence ATGACTTCAGAAATCGACGGATCGACCGGCTCGTCCGCGAGCGTCCCGGCCCGAGTGTGGCACTTCCTCAGGGGACCGCGCTTCATCGATCTGCCGATCCGCCTGCTGGCTCTCATCATGGGTCTGACGATCCTGGTGCCCGGGTCCTTCGAGATCACCGAACCCCGCTACTCGGCGCTGCTCATCCTCGCCTACGGGCTCATCGTCTTAGCCAGCTTCCTGCCGCTGAGCATCGTCATCGCGACGACCGGACTGGGCATCGTGTTCTCCATGGTCTACCCGGATCTGGAGAACATGTTCCCCGAGGCGCTCATCCTCGCCGCCGCCGTCCTGATCAGCCGCCGCCGCTGGATCGGCTTCGCGCTGGGCACCATCGGACTGGCCGTCTACCTCGGCGCATCGACCAGGCTCGGATCCTATGATGCCGGTTTCGAAGGGCTGACCGACCTCGGCTACGGCTGGCTGACCTACTCGATCCTCGGTCTGTGCGCGTCCTTCGTCGAAGCTCGGATCCGCCGTGAGATCGACCGTCGCGAACGTGCCGCCGTCGACCACCAGAAGTCACTCGACGCGATGCGCGCCCGGTTCACCAGCGATATGCACGACACCATCTCGCACTCCCTGACCACCGAATCCGCGATCATCCGCACTCTGGCGAAGCAAGGCGATGCCGAGACCGCCGACCGCCTCCTCGCCGAGCTGACGCTGGTCAACGCCGAAGCCACCAAGCGCCTCCGGCAGCTGGTGACGAGCCTGAGCAAGTGGGAGACCGAGAGCTGCACCGACTCCGCCGCCTCCCGGATCCGATTCCGCGCCGAGGCGGAGCAGCTGACGACCGCGATCGAAGACGGGTGCGCGGCCGGTTCCGTTCCGCTGACCACCGAACTCTCTGTCCTGCCGACCCATGCGACCGGCACGCTGTCGCACCATTTCCGGGCCGTCATGCTCGAACTCGCCACGAACGTCATCCGCCACTCCGCCCCGGGCACCCCGGCCACCCTGGCCGTCGAAATGCGAGGTGAGAGCGGCGACCGGGCCGAACTGATCTGCCGCAGCACGAACGAATCCCCGACCGAGCTGACCGAGGCCCCGCGGTCGCTGTCCCGCCGTGCCACGGCCGTGGGCGGCGTCTGCCGGGTCAGCGCGGAGGACCGGAAGACCACCGTCGTCGAGGTGGCCCTGCCGATCCGATTCATCTCATCTTCCGCAACGGCTCCCTCCACCGGAGCATCGACCCCCTCCACCGGAACCGCAGACTCGCTGCAGTCCGCACCGTCCATGGGTGCTGTCGGTGGCGGTGACATGATCGACGTCGTTGATGACGACTTCGACACCAGCACCGAGACACCTTCTTCCTCGAGGGTCGGCACCGGTCGCACCATCTCCCGGGATGAGACCGTGGACGGCGCAGACACTGCGGATTCGCCCGACTCCGATACGTCCGACTCCTACACCGGCTCCGAGTCCCAGGGCACGGAGGCCGAACACCGCCGCAGCGGTGACCGCAACAAGGTCGACGTCTGA
- a CDS encoding response regulator transcription factor, protein MSSAPEANPEANPEATPDANPEATPSPADQDETPESNERTSVLVVDDDSWTTRAVAATLSDAGAFRVLAPVHSGEEAVAAFAAERPDLVLMDVNMPPGMSGVDATAAIMHLDPDARIVLLTTVSPGPGLARGLEAGALAVLNKTAGERELVSIVRAASAGESPELLTGLAEDLVISGDHLPDAPGAAPQLTAREMDLLALLCQGHGYEEIAAAQSVAMSTVKSHARNLRMKLGARNLAQLVVRALQFKFFSPE, encoded by the coding sequence ATGTCTTCGGCCCCGGAAGCGAACCCGGAGGCGAACCCGGAGGCGACGCCGGATGCGAACCCGGAGGCGACTCCTTCACCGGCTGACCAGGACGAGACCCCGGAGTCCAACGAGCGCACCTCCGTCCTCGTCGTCGACGACGATTCCTGGACGACGCGAGCGGTGGCAGCGACGCTCAGCGATGCAGGCGCCTTCCGCGTCCTCGCTCCCGTCCACTCCGGAGAAGAGGCCGTAGCCGCCTTCGCCGCAGAGCGTCCCGACCTCGTTCTCATGGACGTCAACATGCCGCCGGGAATGAGCGGCGTCGACGCAACGGCGGCGATCATGCACCTCGATCCCGACGCCCGTATCGTGCTGCTGACGACCGTGTCACCGGGGCCGGGCCTCGCCCGTGGGCTCGAGGCCGGCGCACTCGCCGTACTCAACAAGACGGCAGGAGAGAGGGAACTCGTCTCGATCGTGCGGGCCGCCTCGGCGGGGGAAAGCCCCGAACTGCTCACAGGCCTGGCCGAGGACCTCGTCATCAGCGGAGATCACCTGCCCGACGCCCCCGGCGCGGCACCGCAGCTGACCGCCCGCGAAATGGACCTGCTCGCCCTGCTCTGCCAGGGCCACGGCTACGAAGAGATCGCCGCCGCCCAATCGGTGGCCATGTCCACCGTGAAATCGCACGCGCGCAACCTGCGCATGAAACTGGGCGCGCGCAACCTCGCCCAACTCGTCGTCCGCGCCCTGCAGTTCAAATTCTTCTCCCCGGAATAG
- the mshD gene encoding mycothiol synthase, which translates to MRIQASGAITSTPIDTLTEDELTFLDDVAAADGAPEISGGLMAIATGEDIAHEAQTASSVWRICSDADAAGSSAAADDSSASDAGAPSNVGASTGELIGFGIRALQGDRHAAEFLIAPGHRGRGLGEQLLTTILDEEPEAWCWSHGDHPAAAHLAQKHGLGRDRVLYQMRTDSGLSLDGLPAAQSPEGVEIRSFAPGDEDGWLAVNNAAFDWHPEQGGQSRADIDAVVTAADFDPDTFIIAARDGEIIGFHQTKITDTDAEGRLGEVYVVGVDPRIHAKGVGKALTIEGMRRMVAAGAETIELYVESDNAPALGLYERLGFHVAVAHVAYAPTSVEVSGTDSASTASNE; encoded by the coding sequence ATGAGAATCCAAGCCAGCGGAGCAATCACCTCCACCCCGATCGACACCCTCACCGAGGATGAGCTGACGTTCCTCGATGACGTGGCGGCAGCCGACGGCGCCCCCGAGATCTCCGGCGGACTCATGGCCATCGCCACCGGTGAGGACATCGCCCACGAGGCGCAGACCGCCTCGAGCGTGTGGCGCATCTGTTCGGACGCCGACGCAGCGGGCTCCTCCGCCGCCGCAGATGACTCCTCTGCCTCCGACGCCGGAGCCCCCTCGAATGTCGGAGCCTCGACCGGCGAACTCATCGGGTTCGGGATCCGTGCTCTGCAGGGTGATCGTCACGCCGCCGAATTCCTCATCGCCCCCGGCCACCGCGGCCGAGGGCTCGGCGAGCAGCTGCTGACGACGATCCTGGACGAAGAGCCCGAGGCCTGGTGCTGGTCCCACGGCGACCATCCGGCCGCTGCGCACCTCGCACAGAAGCACGGGCTGGGCCGTGACCGCGTGCTCTACCAGATGCGCACCGACAGCGGACTGAGCCTCGACGGTCTCCCCGCGGCCCAGAGCCCCGAGGGAGTCGAGATCCGCTCCTTCGCACCCGGCGACGAGGACGGCTGGCTGGCCGTGAACAACGCCGCTTTCGACTGGCATCCCGAACAGGGCGGCCAGTCCCGCGCCGATATCGACGCCGTCGTCACCGCCGCGGACTTCGACCCGGACACCTTCATCATCGCCGCCCGGGATGGTGAGATCATCGGGTTCCACCAGACGAAGATCACGGACACGGATGCCGAGGGCCGCCTCGGCGAGGTCTATGTCGTCGGCGTCGATCCGCGCATCCACGCCAAGGGCGTGGGCAAGGCGCTGACGATCGAGGGGATGCGGCGGATGGTGGCCGCCGGAGCCGAGACGATCGAACTCTACGTCGAATCGGACAACGCCCCGGCGCTAGGCTTGTACGAGCGACTGGGGTTCCACGTCGCGGTCGCGCACGTGGCCTATGCACCGACCTCCGTCGAGGTCTCCGGCACTGATTCTGCGAGCACGGCGTCGAACGAGTAA
- a CDS encoding ammonia permease: MIRWIRVAVALVLVLALSASVYWGYTLFLFATGLIVLGVAYGWPRLTDSPQPRATSIMLALFGVGGLYAAWQDSTAPYLDWLPVLAGLGLLWTFVQNLTRGIGASYAVANVSAQVSGLVIVLSASTWVAAITVPGDKEAIVIGLASLIVGQCMTALPWPAIYTSPLAIAMSTAVAGILSVLVFSAAISLTAALVLGVVMGLLVAAVDRMLGLVAYAKFQAANLEASQNIEVKKNVEKARSFAVQLALGAAPIALGGVVVYALERVAS; the protein is encoded by the coding sequence GTGATCAGATGGATTCGAGTAGCCGTCGCCCTGGTGCTGGTGTTGGCCCTCAGCGCCTCCGTGTACTGGGGCTATACGCTGTTCCTGTTCGCGACCGGGCTCATCGTCCTAGGCGTCGCCTATGGGTGGCCGCGCCTGACGGACTCCCCGCAGCCGCGGGCGACCTCGATCATGCTCGCCCTCTTCGGAGTCGGCGGACTCTACGCCGCCTGGCAGGATTCCACCGCTCCCTACCTCGACTGGCTGCCCGTCCTGGCGGGCCTGGGTCTGCTGTGGACGTTCGTGCAGAACCTCACCCGCGGAATCGGTGCCTCCTATGCGGTGGCGAACGTGTCCGCGCAGGTCTCGGGTCTCGTCATCGTCCTGTCCGCGAGCACCTGGGTCGCGGCGATCACGGTCCCTGGGGACAAGGAGGCCATCGTCATCGGTCTGGCCTCGCTCATCGTGGGGCAGTGCATGACCGCGCTGCCGTGGCCGGCGATCTACACCTCGCCGTTGGCCATCGCCATGTCCACAGCCGTGGCGGGGATCCTGTCGGTGCTCGTGTTCTCCGCGGCGATCTCACTGACCGCCGCGCTCGTCCTCGGTGTCGTCATGGGTCTGCTCGTGGCCGCAGTCGACCGGATGCTCGGACTCGTCGCCTATGCGAAGTTCCAGGCGGCCAACCTCGAGGCCTCACAGAACATCGAGGTGAAGAAGAACGTCGAGAAGGCCCGCAGCTTCGCCGTTCAGCTCGCCCTCGGTGCCGCTCCGATCGCCCTCGGCGGAGTCGTCGTCTACGCTCTTGAGCGCGTCGCCTCCTGA
- a CDS encoding RNA degradosome polyphosphate kinase, with amino-acid sequence MYDIAASGKELGLPDPADRFLDRELSWLAFNERVLDLASDPEIPLLERVRFLSIFATNLDEFFMVRVAGLKRRINTGLAVPSVTGRMPAQVMHDIGVRAFELMSRHAALLKDDIGPRLDSESITKVQVEDLTEDERHRVDEFFFGHVYPVLTPLAVDPAHPFPYISGLSLNLGVLLRSPDSGKEFFARVKVPPRLPRFFNVAEATDRPAGRDVPARFVALEDIIAEHLGTLFEGMEIVHHSTFRVTRNEDLEVEEDDAENLLKALEKELLRRRFGPAVRMEITENIHPRVLEMLKDELGIHDSEIYHLPSPLDLSGMSDIADVPRDDLHYPKMVPHMNKDLSRRESSDQVDVFDAVAGRDILLHHPYDSFSTSVQAFLEQAASDKNVLAIKQTLYRTSGDSPIIDALVDAAQAGIQVLAVVEIKARFDEEANITWARKLERAGVHVVYGIVGLKTHAKLSLVVRQEAEGLVRYCHVGTGNYHPKTARGYEDFGLLTRDRAVADDLTKLFNQLSGYAPRSEYSRFLVAPSTVRSGLTDLIDSEIAIAKAGGQGQVRIKVNSIVDEAIIDALYRASQAGVAVEVFVRGICALRPGIEGLSENITVRSVLGRFLEHSRAFVFGNNGDPIVYIGSADMMHRNLDRRVETLVQIVDDGHRAEIIELFDLAFAPTTSAFDLAGDGKWTRRTHDDEGGLLADYQTELIRRHRKRRRIGDEA; translated from the coding sequence TTGTACGACATCGCAGCGTCCGGGAAAGAACTGGGTCTGCCCGACCCGGCCGATCGATTCCTCGATCGCGAACTCAGCTGGCTCGCCTTCAACGAACGCGTCCTCGACCTCGCCTCGGATCCGGAGATCCCGCTGCTCGAACGCGTCCGGTTCCTCTCGATCTTCGCGACCAACCTCGACGAGTTCTTCATGGTCCGCGTCGCCGGCCTCAAACGCCGCATCAACACCGGCCTGGCCGTGCCCAGCGTCACCGGCCGCATGCCCGCGCAGGTCATGCACGATATCGGGGTGCGCGCATTCGAGCTGATGAGCCGGCACGCCGCGCTGCTCAAGGACGATATCGGCCCCCGCCTCGACTCGGAATCGATCACAAAGGTCCAGGTCGAGGACCTCACCGAGGACGAACGGCACCGCGTCGACGAATTCTTCTTCGGCCACGTCTACCCCGTCCTCACCCCGCTGGCCGTCGATCCGGCGCACCCGTTCCCCTACATCTCGGGCCTCTCGCTCAACCTCGGCGTGCTCCTGCGGTCACCGGATTCGGGCAAGGAGTTCTTCGCCCGCGTCAAGGTTCCCCCGCGTCTGCCCCGGTTCTTCAACGTCGCCGAGGCGACCGACCGACCCGCCGGCCGCGACGTCCCGGCCCGCTTCGTCGCCCTCGAGGACATCATCGCCGAACACCTCGGCACGCTGTTCGAAGGCATGGAGATCGTCCACCATTCGACCTTCCGCGTCACCCGCAACGAGGACCTCGAGGTCGAAGAGGACGATGCGGAGAACCTGCTCAAGGCTCTGGAGAAGGAGCTCCTGCGACGCCGGTTCGGTCCGGCCGTGCGCATGGAGATCACGGAGAACATCCACCCCCGCGTGCTCGAGATGCTCAAGGACGAATTGGGCATCCACGACTCCGAGATCTACCATCTGCCCAGCCCGCTGGACCTGTCGGGCATGTCCGATATCGCCGATGTGCCGCGCGATGATCTGCACTATCCGAAGATGGTCCCGCACATGAACAAGGACCTGTCGCGGCGGGAGTCCAGCGACCAGGTCGATGTGTTCGACGCGGTGGCCGGCCGGGACATCCTGCTGCATCACCCCTACGATTCGTTCTCCACGAGTGTGCAGGCCTTCCTCGAGCAGGCCGCGTCGGACAAGAACGTGCTGGCGATCAAACAGACGCTCTACCGCACCTCCGGCGACTCGCCGATCATCGACGCCCTCGTCGATGCCGCACAGGCCGGCATCCAGGTGCTCGCCGTCGTCGAGATCAAGGCCCGGTTCGACGAGGAGGCCAACATCACGTGGGCCCGCAAGCTGGAGCGCGCCGGCGTCCACGTCGTCTACGGAATCGTCGGCCTGAAGACGCATGCGAAGCTCTCCCTCGTCGTCCGTCAGGAGGCCGAGGGGCTGGTCCGGTACTGCCACGTCGGCACCGGCAACTACCACCCGAAGACAGCCCGCGGCTATGAGGACTTCGGCCTGCTGACACGCGACCGGGCCGTCGCCGATGATCTGACGAAGCTGTTCAATCAGCTCTCCGGCTACGCGCCCCGGTCCGAATACTCACGATTCCTCGTCGCTCCGAGCACTGTCCGCTCCGGGCTCACCGACCTCATCGACTCCGAGATCGCGATCGCGAAGGCCGGCGGTCAGGGCCAGGTGCGGATCAAGGTCAACTCGATCGTCGACGAGGCCATCATCGATGCCCTCTACCGGGCGTCTCAGGCCGGAGTCGCCGTCGAGGTGTTCGTCCGCGGGATCTGTGCCCTGCGCCCCGGAATCGAAGGGCTGAGCGAGAACATCACCGTCCGCTCCGTGCTCGGACGCTTTCTCGAACACTCCCGCGCATTCGTCTTCGGCAACAACGGCGACCCGATCGTCTACATCGGTTCGGCCGATATGATGCACCGCAACCTCGACCGTCGGGTCGAGACACTCGTGCAGATCGTCGACGACGGCCACCGGGCAGAGATCATCGAACTCTTCGATCTCGCCTTCGCCCCCACCACCTCGGCGTTCGATCTCGCCGGTGACGGCAAGTGGACCCGACGGACCCACGATGACGAGGGCGGCCTCCTCGCCGACTATCAGACGGAGCTCATCCGTCGGCACCGGAAGCGTCGGCGGATCGGGGATGAGGCGTGA
- a CDS encoding FABP family protein, giving the protein MIELDASVHPELVPLSWLIGSWEGVGVVGYADTPEKQFGQRIDFVAHEGTPFLQYTAHAWLLDESGELESTLTLETGIWQLVRQHDAGDVGPGMMVPTEPQSFTSAAAVETLRTNDDAFEIEAEIVHPHGVMELYAGTVRGPRIDLATDVVARTKTAKEYTASTRMYGLVGGELMWAWDMAAMGHELASHSSARLKKLS; this is encoded by the coding sequence ATGATCGAACTTGATGCCTCGGTTCATCCGGAACTCGTCCCCCTGTCCTGGCTGATCGGGTCATGGGAGGGCGTCGGCGTCGTCGGCTATGCGGACACTCCGGAGAAGCAGTTCGGACAGCGCATCGACTTCGTCGCCCATGAGGGCACACCGTTCCTCCAGTACACCGCACATGCGTGGCTGCTCGACGAATCCGGTGAACTCGAATCGACCCTGACTCTGGAGACCGGCATCTGGCAGCTCGTGCGCCAGCACGACGCCGGGGACGTCGGCCCGGGCATGATGGTGCCCACCGAACCGCAGAGCTTCACCTCGGCCGCCGCGGTCGAGACCCTGCGCACGAACGACGACGCCTTCGAGATCGAAGCCGAGATCGTTCACCCCCACGGAGTCATGGAACTCTACGCCGGCACTGTCAGGGGCCCGCGCATCGATTTGGCCACCGACGTGGTGGCTCGGACGAAGACCGCGAAGGAGTACACCGCCTCGACGCGGATGTACGGCCTGGTCGGCGGCGAACTCATGTGGGCCTGGGATATGGCAGCCATGGGCCACGAACTCGCCTCCCACTCCTCTGCCAGATTGAAGAAGCTGTCCTGA
- the ygfZ gene encoding CAF17-like 4Fe-4S cluster assembly/insertion protein YgfZ: MTDPVSPNSDVSDSPSPENTDAPTAAARRSSLARGLSSTAVLGAGGLAETPIHYGASLREQRVLEEKDGLVDLAHLRVLRLSGPDRLTWLNSITTQKIDTLAPGVSTETLVLDPNGRIEGWLRLVDDGEALWAISDLSTDGTLDFLRKMVFMMRVEIEDLSDDYQCFGAITSLPEALPVARTWSDPWPHIGSGSASYAQIDIGQEVAGTDHPGLETPFVIGIVKRSDLQGLSAKNFDMAGFDAWEALRIAAWRPGRNEIDHKALVGELDLLRTAVHLAKGCYRGQEAVARVHNLGQPPRRLTFVHLDGSGHIAPDPGTEVLAEVRGSERPVGTLTSVTVHWELGPIGLAVVKRNLAPGAQLSFEIGDGERVVGAQETIVVPMREHERVLPERNRDVDARSQNR, encoded by the coding sequence ATGACTGATCCCGTGTCGCCGAATTCTGATGTCTCCGATTCGCCGTCGCCGGAGAACACCGACGCCCCCACCGCGGCGGCTCGGCGCTCGTCCCTTGCCCGCGGATTGAGCTCCACCGCGGTGCTCGGGGCCGGCGGACTCGCCGAGACTCCCATCCACTACGGAGCCTCCCTGCGTGAGCAGCGCGTGCTCGAGGAGAAGGACGGTCTCGTCGACCTCGCCCATCTCCGCGTGCTGCGTCTGAGCGGACCCGACCGCCTCACCTGGCTGAACTCGATCACCACGCAGAAGATCGACACTCTGGCCCCCGGTGTGTCCACCGAAACCCTTGTGCTCGACCCGAACGGTCGCATCGAGGGCTGGCTCAGGCTCGTCGACGACGGTGAGGCGCTGTGGGCGATCAGCGATCTCAGCACGGATGGGACCCTGGACTTCCTGCGCAAGATGGTCTTCATGATGCGCGTCGAGATCGAGGATCTCAGCGACGACTATCAGTGCTTCGGCGCCATCACCTCTCTGCCGGAGGCGCTGCCGGTCGCCCGGACCTGGTCCGATCCGTGGCCGCACATCGGAAGCGGTTCGGCCTCCTATGCGCAGATCGACATCGGCCAGGAAGTCGCCGGCACCGACCATCCCGGCCTCGAGACTCCGTTCGTCATCGGCATCGTCAAACGCTCGGACCTGCAGGGGCTGTCTGCGAAGAACTTCGACATGGCCGGCTTCGACGCCTGGGAGGCCCTGCGGATCGCCGCCTGGCGACCGGGTCGGAACGAGATCGACCACAAGGCACTCGTCGGGGAACTCGACCTGCTGCGCACGGCCGTGCACCTGGCCAAGGGCTGCTACCGCGGTCAGGAAGCGGTGGCACGCGTTCACAATCTCGGTCAGCCGCCTCGTCGATTGACCTTCGTCCATCTCGACGGGTCGGGGCATATCGCCCCGGATCCCGGCACCGAGGTGCTCGCCGAAGTCCGCGGGTCCGAACGCCCAGTGGGCACCCTGACCTCGGTGACCGTGCACTGGGAGCTCGGACCGATCGGTCTGGCCGTGGTCAAACGGAACCTTGCCCCCGGGGCGCAGCTGAGCTTCGAAATCGGCGACGGGGAACGCGTCGTCGGCGCTCAGGAGACGATCGTCGTGCCCATGCGCGAACACGAGCGCGTGCTTCCGGAACGGAACAGGGACGTCGACGCCCGCAGCCAGAACCGCTGA
- a CDS encoding winged helix-turn-helix domain-containing protein, translating into MQHMRILHICPAARLDAPIAPESLQYLGHLVDRCDPDDLPDQASESAEIDVVIADACLDLSLAPRIAELLTEARITAPVIVVLGEGGLATASAKWNVADLILTTAGPAEVEARLRVARDRHAASSSAYSGGGFPGGAHAGTGRLGAASGAGGWGPVRTGRGPVGTSRGSGLGPSSHLGEAGEGGPWNADGEPMIVVTGALRIDETAFTAELGGRSLDLTYREFALLKFFAMHPERVFTRDEILLAVWGDDYFGGTRTVDVHVRRLRAKLGKDLENAIHTVRNVGYRFSADSVTDTDSEDVTA; encoded by the coding sequence ATGCAGCACATGCGGATTCTGCACATCTGCCCCGCAGCCAGACTCGACGCTCCCATCGCTCCCGAATCCCTGCAGTACCTCGGCCACCTGGTCGACCGCTGCGATCCCGACGATCTGCCCGACCAGGCGTCCGAGTCCGCCGAGATCGATGTCGTCATCGCCGATGCCTGCCTCGACCTGTCCCTGGCCCCGCGCATCGCCGAACTCCTCACCGAGGCGCGGATCACCGCACCAGTCATCGTCGTCCTCGGCGAGGGCGGACTGGCGACGGCCTCGGCGAAATGGAACGTGGCCGATCTCATCCTCACCACGGCCGGCCCCGCCGAGGTGGAAGCACGGCTGCGCGTGGCCCGTGACCGTCACGCCGCATCCTCGTCCGCCTACTCCGGCGGCGGGTTCCCCGGCGGGGCGCACGCAGGCACCGGCCGCCTCGGCGCGGCGAGCGGTGCCGGCGGATGGGGACCGGTCCGCACCGGGCGCGGGCCCGTCGGCACGTCCCGCGGAAGCGGACTCGGACCGTCGAGCCACCTCGGCGAGGCGGGCGAGGGCGGCCCGTGGAATGCCGACGGCGAGCCGATGATCGTCGTCACCGGAGCCCTGCGCATCGACGAGACCGCGTTCACCGCCGAGCTCGGCGGACGCAGCCTCGACCTGACCTACCGAGAATTCGCCCTGCTGAAGTTCTTCGCCATGCACCCCGAACGGGTCTTCACCCGCGACGAGATCCTGCTCGCTGTGTGGGGCGACGACTACTTCGGCGGCACCCGCACGGTTGACGTGCATGTTCGCCGCCTCCGTGCGAAACTCGGCAAAGACCTTGAGAACGCCATCCACACCGTACGCAACGTCGGCTACCGTTTCAGCGCCGACAGCGTCACAGACACAGACTCAGAGGACGTGACGGCATGA
- the gabT gene encoding 4-aminobutyrate--2-oxoglutarate transaminase, producing the protein MTALEIGGEALPQERKIVTEIPGPKSREIEERRKSAVATGVGSSLPAYVVAAGGGILKDADGNQLIDLGSGIAVTTAGNSNPRVVEAAKAQLEAFTHTCFMVNPYESYVEVAEALNRLTPGDHEKRTVLLNSGAEAVENAVKIARAHTGRDAVVVFDHAYHGRTNLTMAMTAKAAPYKAGFGPFAGEVYRAPMSYPYRDNYAAATKISGEDAAKRVITMIEKQIGSEYVAAIVIEPIQGEGGFIVPAEGFLPTLVDYAREKGIVFVADEVQAGFARTGKMFASEWEGIVPDLITTAKGIAGGLPLSAVTGRADIMDSVGPGRLGGTYGGNPAACAAALGAIAAYEEDGLPERALAIGEIIVDRLTKLQSKYPEVGDIRGRGAMIAAEFVEHDSIEPNADLVKKIADHCAKNGVLVLTTGTFSNILRFLPPLTISDELLNDAFDVIEAALAELLA; encoded by the coding sequence ATGACAGCTTTGGAAATTGGCGGCGAAGCTCTGCCGCAGGAACGTAAGATCGTCACCGAGATTCCGGGACCGAAGTCGCGTGAGATCGAGGAACGTCGCAAGTCAGCCGTGGCGACCGGTGTCGGTTCGAGCCTGCCCGCCTATGTGGTGGCGGCCGGCGGCGGCATCCTCAAGGACGCCGACGGCAACCAGCTCATCGACCTCGGATCGGGCATCGCTGTGACCACCGCCGGCAACTCGAACCCCCGCGTGGTCGAGGCCGCGAAGGCCCAGCTCGAGGCCTTCACCCACACCTGCTTCATGGTCAACCCCTACGAGAGCTACGTCGAGGTCGCCGAAGCCCTCAACCGCCTCACCCCCGGTGACCACGAGAAGCGCACCGTGCTGCTCAACTCCGGTGCCGAGGCCGTCGAGAACGCCGTGAAGATCGCACGCGCCCACACCGGCCGCGACGCTGTCGTCGTCTTCGATCACGCCTACCACGGTCGGACGAACCTGACCATGGCGATGACCGCGAAGGCCGCCCCCTACAAGGCCGGTTTCGGTCCCTTCGCCGGTGAGGTCTACCGCGCACCCATGTCCTACCCGTACCGCGACAACTATGCGGCCGCCACGAAGATCAGCGGTGAGGACGCAGCCAAGCGCGTCATCACGATGATCGAAAAGCAGATCGGCTCCGAATACGTCGCCGCGATCGTCATCGAGCCCATCCAGGGCGAGGGCGGCTTCATCGTCCCGGCCGAGGGCTTCCTGCCCACGCTCGTCGACTACGCCCGGGAAAAGGGCATCGTCTTCGTCGCCGACGAAGTGCAGGCCGGATTCGCCCGCACCGGCAAGATGTTCGCCTCCGAGTGGGAGGGCATCGTGCCCGACCTCATCACCACGGCCAAAGGCATCGCCGGCGGTCTGCCGCTGTCGGCCGTGACCGGTCGCGCGGACATCATGGACTCGGTCGGACCGGGCCGCCTCGGCGGAACCTACGGAGGCAACCCCGCCGCCTGTGCCGCGGCACTCGGCGCCATCGCCGCCTATGAAGAGGACGGACTGCCCGAGCGTGCACTTGCCATCGGTGAGATCATCGTCGACCGTCTGACGAAGCTGCAGTCGAAGTACCCCGAGGTCGGCGACATCCGCGGCCGCGGCGCCATGATCGCCGCCGAGTTCGTCGAGCACGATTCGATCGAGCCGAACGCGGACCTGGTGAAGAAGATCGCGGACCACTGCGCGAAGAACGGTGTCCTCGTGCTCACCACGGGAACCTTCAGCAACATCCTGCGCTTCCTGCCGCCGCTGACGATCTCCGACGAGCTCCTGAACGACGCCTTCGACGTCATCGAGGCCGCCCTCGCCGAACTCCTGGCCTAA